Genomic segment of Arachis hypogaea cultivar Tifrunner chromosome 11, arahy.Tifrunner.gnm2.J5K5, whole genome shotgun sequence:
AGTTCGCGAATTCAGTATTAGAAAAGGTCTAGAGACTAATATGGTGCCCAAAACTGAATCTCGGGGATTAATAtaggtaattttaaatttgagGGAGTAAAATGGTGAAAATTGTGAATACGAGGGATCACTTTGAAAATTTAGTTGATTCAGGATTACGAGGGATTGCATCTTTCCAGTTTTAGCTATTTATATTattgaattatatatttatttatttaattgtgtGGATCTGCAGATATAAATGCAGCATCTGCTATCCGATCCTATTAAAGTGCAGATCGGATCATATTCATAAAATATGGATCGAATTTGAATAATTACCGCAAATTTATAGATCTTATTCAATCCATATGCAACCCTAGTAAAGTGTGTTTTGCTGAAAGTAAACCGACCATATTCCACCAAGGAACGTCAGTGTgacctaataataataagagcTTAATTGGATTTTAGTCAACACACATCACCGTCCATCTTATGGAAAAATAAAGGCCATCTTAATCACCCTAACTACTTTGTTACATTGCatccttaattaattattaaagacAAAGAAACTGCCAAATCTGCCATCAAGATCTTTGCCAATTTGCCAGCGCCATTCTATCAATCATTTAATTTCCAATCTATGCGATCATCATATAATTCACACATGTTGTAAGATGCTATGACCTTAGTAAATAGATCAATATAGAAAGAGTTAAAAAAAATGTTCAATGAAATGTATAGTCAATGAAATTCAACAAAAGGAAAAGCTATCTAGTTTACTAAAAATGACAAAATGAAGAAATCATGTGGACCTCAATATCTTTTAAGTCAGAAACATGTGATTTTTTCATGTGCAGATAAAGTAATAGACTTATAGGTAATAACTAATGAAACGTCTTTTCCATATGAATAACAAAGATACTAGAAATATAAACAATGCCAATTATTAGAAGTGTCAAAGATTTGAATGGTTCAGAGATGGATCTTCTGCCAAGAGATGCAAAACAACATGCAGTTATATTGAATAATGTGTGATGTTCACAAGGATTATGAATCTCAAACAAGGTTCTAATGGATTTGAGAGTGTTCCTAGCTAATGAAATAATTTCTTGGAGAAGGGGTAATAATCTCATTACACAATTTGATtagttgtattttttaaatatttcctGACAAAAGGTATTTAATCAATTCTAAATCCAACTAATTACTGGCACAGATATCATATGATGTATGGTCCAGAAGCACCAATTTATTtggatttcataaaataaaaccAAATCTAAAGCCTAGAGCATTTTCacgaatataatttttaaattaaaaatgcaaTTTAAAAGAGATGGGTATTCACCCTTTTAATTTGCATTTTTAATTTTGCTCTTATTCgtagtttattttgtttttacggTTTAAGTAAAAtgtgaaaataaaaagtaaaaaatattgtttttattgttttcttttttttcccctgCAAAATCCTAAACCAAATATATTCCAAatcttttgtcttttgttttctcaAAAGGGTATTTTGGCACAAGTAAAACAATCAAGAGACAACCACCATATGTTGATTAAAAAGCCAAAAATTGGAAAGTAAAACAAAGATCATTGCTATTGATGAACACCAAATAGATAATAAGATCGAAAATGGGAAGCAATGCTTGTTTTATGCAAAAAGAATGCAACGATTTCTTTTCATCTTGATCTTGGACAATTTCAGAGCTCCATGATACAATAATAAATCATTAAGACCAAAAGCAACCTCTTAAAACATTTTAGCTAAatcttttttgttcttttaatcAAGACATGGTTAAAGAATGTCCACTTCCAGAGTCAGACAAAATCCTCTCAATTTCTAATTTCCTGGAAAGTGGTTAACCGTATTTAACAATTCACTTGATTTCTTTATGCCGTACTTCCGTAACAGTAAACACAGCAAAATACAATGATCTTCATCCTATTTATCAAGTATCAACTACAACAGAAGGGACATTCATTAATTACGAAAACATATGCGCGAACACCTAAAAACTCAAACCAGGGCAAATAATATCCACAGCTGATATTATTGGACAAAACGTGCTTACAAAAATTATGATCCATAACAATGGCTTGGATCATGATTCATGAAGAACATCCTACCAATATAATAATTactactactgctgctactactaGTACTACCTGACTAATAATAAGCATCTGCCAACAACCAGAAATCCTCTCCTGACTGTAAAATACTTATTTACAGCTTTAATCTTTGAAGACAACCAAAAGGGAGGAAGGAAGAGCAATTACATGGCTTCTGGCTAGCTATTAGAGCCTAAGCACATCAACATGTATTTACATCTAAagagaagccacgttaactctctTTCCTCTGTAAAACTGAACAACAGATGTACAAAAGCAACTGGATACTTCATGTTCTTCGCAACTGCCGCTGCTGATTAGCATCGCTTTTTCGTTTCCTCACCATGAACCATTTTAGGACGTTGGTTACCTTTCTCCATCTCCTCTGAGCTTTACCGATGGCAACAGATGAGCGCGTCAGCATGAAGCTATCCACAGCGCTCTGCAAATCTTGATCGGTATCGAAAAAACGCAGATGATCTTCGTCTCCAAATGCATGGGCCATTGGATCAGGGTCGCAGATCAGAGTGCTGGCAACCTGGTGGACCGGAAAACCAAGACTAGTAGGATCATATCTTAAGCCCATGCTGTCAAAGTTCGGCAAGCAGAAGTCATCCAAGGCACTGGTGCCTCCAACAGAATAAATGGATGACATGATATCCGGAGAAGAGGCACTTGCTGGTGTGTAAGTGGGACCTTCAGTCTTTTGAGGAGCCAAAAGTTTGTTGGCACTGGATCCCTCGGTATTTGGTGAGCTCTCGGAGTAAAGAACATTAGTTAGATGTGAAGAACCCTCCAAAAGAGATGCTTCATCTTCATAAGAGGAAATTTTTTCGCCTTGTTTAATTGCAGAAATGACCAATTCTTGAGCATCAGCCTGATAATGAAATGCATCTAAAGTAAGTAttataaagaaacaaaaaaggaaaggggagagaatAAAGGAAGTAAAGAAGTTAGCAGAGGAGAATGCCTTTTCAGTTTCCGACAGCTTATGTACCGGGACATACTCACACTCAGAGAGTAGTCCCGTGACTTGTCCCACAGCATTGAAGACCACACCAGCTTTCTGTTGAGAGGAGGGAGGGAAGTAAACATGCCTCGTGGTATCAATTGTACAAGTTCGAGCATGCTCCACAGTTATTTCCCACATCTTTGCAGACATGCCAGTGCCCAGTATCTGCACATTCCAAGCAATGAATTTATTCAGTTTCCTAAATAAACCAAGTACATAAAGTATTGCCAGAAATGATGAAAATGCTCATTAATTCAGAACAGTGGATGACCGAAGAAGTGATGTAAAGTTATTAAGATCAGATGTCTTTGACAATGTTTTTTTTCCCATTTAGTGCAAAtatgccagtaacaagcatgggaCATCCTCGTCACCATGGTGGTGTGATGGTGTCTAACATAATAAAACCATAGATgcatacccaaaaaaaaaagccaTGGACGTTTTTTTCCCCTCAAATcctttaaatgaaaaataaataaataaaaatcaaacacgAACAAATGTAGAAGAAGCTCAACAACACACGGGTAAGGTTTAttaactagaagttgcagaaaatGTATATACAAAGAGAGATTAAAATACTGCTCGAGTAATTCTTACACTGCGTAGCTTTGCAGGATCCAGATTCAGAAGTGTAAGAAAATCTTTCACGCTGTAGATCTTTTCCCGACTCAGACGTTTGTGGAAAGCTCCATCCTTGCCTATCTTCTCCAGTCTCCAAACTTCATCAAACAGATTAGGAGGGTGGTGCTTCTTGTACACTGCAtcggaaaataataaaattacagATACATGATAGAAAGTTCATTCATTTATACCATTTATACCATCACTTATTGATATAGGTGAGCAAGTCCAGGACTAGTAAGCATCCTTAAGTTTAAAACTATATTTTCCAGTTAACGAGGTTTAGATAATCAAATCCAACATTTCAAATAAATAACAACTATATTATTGCTtttcatttatttgtttattcGACACTCCTGGTCCAAATATGTCTGTCGAAAACCCGACCTCATAGCATCTATTAAGTAGAACTAGGTTATATAGAGAAACTCACATTCTCCTCGGTGATCCCTAACAATGAATGACTCTGTCTTTGCTTCTCTTATTCTAACGCCATCAAAGTTGTCCATAACTTTTGCACCAAGCCTGAACCTACGACTCCTTGTCCAGCTTGAGTTATCTGTAAATGAAATTTCACCAACCATACCAGTCCCATCTTTAAGATATACAGCTACATCTCCGGTAAGGAGGGGtttttttccttctctctccCTCACAATGTTGCTCTTAAACTCTTCAGGCATCCAAATTTCACTTTCATCTTCAAAATCACCCTCAAGGACCACAATTTCCACCTTAGCTAAGGATTCAGGTCCTGAACTAACAACTTTCCCTGTCGACACATCAACTAATACTACTCTTAAGTTGGAGCCATCCTCTCCTTCAATCCGAGCTCCAGTAAACACTGGAAGAGAAATGTTGTTTTCAAACTGCAGCTGCAAGCTTCTCAATTCAGAAGTATGCATCTCCTTTCCACCAGTcctgaaaagaaacaaaaagacgGATGAGAAACAGCTAGCATTAAGCTAGACAACTTTGCTTCATAAGCAGCCAACAGTTCCAAAAACTGAAATATAAATTGTAAACAGAAGACTATTTCTTACTGTTTCAGGCTGGTTAAATGCTTCCTTAAGGCCAATTCTACTTCCTCCTTAACCTGAAAAGATGTAACATATATGATTTGCATCTGACATCAACTATCAGCAAGACAGGAAAAAACATATCTGCAGCACTACTTAACTCCATACCCATACCaaacataataaattaacaatGCATCCCCTCATTGGTTCCTTTATCACATTATCAGAAGATTACAAGAGGCAAGACTAACCTAAAATCTCTAGTATTATTCATGTACTCAGCATGTGTGCCTTCCATAAATTAGAAATTAAGAACAGagtttgtatttgtatttggCAAAATACTTCTCTTGGTCAAATTGATGCAGTAGTTGTCTTAGTTAGAGCCCAACAAACATGGTGAGTGTCTTAGGGGACCAATAGTGAGTTAACTGAACCAAGAAGACCTTCAAGTTTTATGtttctctttgtttttccttatttttcagtGTAACTATAGACAAATTGCATGAGATAGTAGACTAGCAGTGTGCCACATTTTTATCATTACATGCTTGAAACCAACACGGAAGTAGTATCTGCGGCTGGACGGGAAAGGGTACATATCCATGGTTGTTTTTTTCTAAGGCATAAAGGGTTAATCAAATGAAGGATGCCATTGCCCAGAAAACAGAAGGAAATACTAAAAGCAAAATGACCACATACCCATGAATACGAAACAGCCGGACAAACATAGAAAACGGATTGAATACGAAAAAACAAATGTAACAGTTACCATATAGATAGCAGTGAAACAGGAGAAAAAGAGTTCATACCACTCGACGAATCAAGGGCTCTAAAATCGGCTCCAGCAAATGCTTGACTGACTGTATCCTCATCAACTCGCACACCACACTGAACACCATCCATTCACAATAATAACCAAGTTAAAAAATGTCAAAAACCAAACTCAGCAGTTCTGCTAATCGAATCAAATGCTCTATATGCATAGGGAAATCTAACAGAATAACCAGCAGCCTGAAAAACAAATGGCATTGGCCCTCTCTAAGATGAAATTACACCTACTTATTTCATGCATTAGAACAATTCAACTCCCCTAAACACATAGCAAATTTGATCGGGCTCATTCACTCATTATTTGCATTGGAGTCATAATCCTATACTAAATTCAATCGCCGCAATGCGCATTCATTTGGCAATTCAATTCCCCTCCCTATACTACCATATCCAACCGTAAGAAACAAAAAACCTAAAAGTAAAAAACGAAGAGCAGTACTTGGCAAAGGGTGGATGCCTCGGCCGCTTATCGTCGGGAGTGGAAGTGTCAGATTTGTGCTTAGCATCTTCGGGGCGCCGCTTGAGCGACATGGCGACGGCGGCGGAACAGCTAGGAAACGGCGGCAGAGGCGAGGTGGTGGTGTTTCATTAAACGGCGGCAAAATAGAAAAGATgcggagagagagaaagagaggaagtaTTTATAAGCAGCAGAGAGCAATAAAAAGATGCAGCAATTAAGGTAAACGACAAGAGAAAGGAAAAGCCGGGTAGAGTCCAAGAGAGGGCGGGTGGAATGAAAAGAAAAGTGGTACTTGTTTAGAGGGTGAAGGTTGGTGTGGGATGTTTCTTTCTAACCCATTATCTCAATTTGTTTGCGTCTGGGATgtttctctcttcctcctctgCTTAACCCTTTGCATTCAcgcaataataacaataacaacaaactaTTAGATACAGGGCTGCCTTGCTCTTTGAAGGAGAGCACAGCAGAGGTGCTgaggaaggaggaagaggagagcaagtgtggggTCCACTCAAACCGCGTATTGCGACCAGGTAAAACTATCAAGTGGACCCCGCCAAACCCACCCCAatcctcttcctttctttcttgttttcaacTTTCAACGCCCTCATCTATATCTATCTTGGCGCGGATCAACCATGAACCAAGGCCACGAGGTTCATAAATTGAGATTAATATTCTCATTATCCTGAACATTTTTGAAATGCCCCAAATTGGGACGTTTTGGTTATTTATA
This window contains:
- the LOC112722387 gene encoding calmodulin-binding protein 60 A, giving the protein MSLKRRPEDAKHKSDTSTPDDKRPRHPPFANVVCELMRIQSVKHLLEPILEPLIRRVVKEEVELALRKHLTSLKQTGGKEMHTSELRSLQLQFENNISLPVFTGARIEGEDGSNLRVVLVDVSTGKVVSSGPESLAKVEIVVLEGDFEDESEIWMPEEFKSNIVREREGKKPLLTGDVAVYLKDGTGMVGEISFTDNSSWTRSRRFRLGAKVMDNFDGVRIREAKTESFIVRDHRGELYKKHHPPNLFDEVWRLEKIGKDGAFHKRLSREKIYSVKDFLTLLNLDPAKLRSILGTGMSAKMWEITVEHARTCTIDTTRHVYFPPSSQQKAGVVFNAVGQVTGLLSECEYVPVHKLSETEKADAQELVISAIKQGEKISSYEDEASLLEGSSHLTNVLYSESSPNTEGSSANKLLAPQKTEGPTYTPASASSPDIMSSIYSVGGTSALDDFCLPNFDSMGLRYDPTSLGFPVHQVASTLICDPDPMAHAFGDEDHLRFFDTDQDLQSAVDSFMLTRSSVAIGKAQRRWRKVTNVLKWFMVRKRKSDANQQRQLRRT